One part of the Flavobacterium johnsoniae UW101 genome encodes these proteins:
- a CDS encoding histone H1 — translation MKDLLVKINAEIETFKAEAESLTEKGIKAAGPRARKATLEIEKLLKEFRKVSIEESKK, via the coding sequence ATGAAAGATCTATTAGTAAAAATCAACGCCGAAATTGAAACATTCAAAGCAGAAGCTGAATCTTTAACTGAAAAAGGTATCAAAGCTGCAGGACCAAGAGCACGTAAAGCTACTTTAGAAATCGAAAAACTTTTGAAAGAGTTCAGAAAAGTTTCTATCGAAGAATCAAAAAAATAA
- a CDS encoding rhamnogalacturonan acetylesterase has product MKSLKLLFFLFLAVLFFNFTPKQDNKPTLFMIGDSTVKNGKGNGAGGLWGWGDFIGQFLDTTKINVENHALGGTSSRTFQDKGLWNAVLNKLKKGDYVLIQFGHNDDGPINDSLRARGTIKGIGNETQEIDNILTKKHEIVHSYGWYIQKVIREAKSKGAIPIVCSPIPRNDWKDGKVPRNDTSYGLWAKQIAEKEKVTFINLNEKMALEMEKSGEEKVTGTYFYKKDHTHTSSKGAVLSASIIIEELKNSKNSLKNYVLKNSKIVLPVKNKVFLIGDSTMADNGNPDAVGWGVVFPKYCDTTRIEVINKAKGGRSSRTFDYEGLWDEVKNQLQPGNLVLIQFGHNDAGAVDKEKFRGSLKGIGDETQEVIRPDGSKEIVHTFGWYMTKFIREAKAKGAIPIVLSLTPRNEWPNDKVERRTDTYIKWSKEIAEKENVFYIDLSEAVAQKYEALGKEKVKVFFPKDHTHTGIEGADLNALTAAECIKKNYEL; this is encoded by the coding sequence ATGAAATCACTTAAACTACTTTTCTTTTTATTTCTGGCTGTATTATTCTTCAATTTTACACCAAAACAAGACAACAAACCCACTCTTTTTATGATTGGTGATTCTACTGTAAAAAACGGAAAAGGCAACGGCGCTGGCGGACTTTGGGGCTGGGGAGATTTTATTGGACAGTTTTTGGATACAACCAAAATTAATGTAGAAAATCATGCTTTGGGCGGTACCAGTAGCAGAACTTTTCAGGATAAAGGTTTGTGGAATGCCGTTTTAAATAAACTAAAAAAAGGTGATTATGTTTTAATTCAGTTTGGGCATAATGATGACGGACCTATAAATGACAGTCTGCGTGCACGCGGCACTATAAAAGGGATTGGAAACGAAACTCAGGAAATTGATAATATTCTCACGAAAAAACACGAAATCGTACACAGTTACGGCTGGTATATCCAGAAAGTAATTCGCGAAGCAAAATCAAAAGGCGCAATCCCGATTGTGTGTTCGCCAATTCCGAGAAATGACTGGAAAGATGGAAAAGTGCCCCGCAATGATACTTCATACGGTTTATGGGCGAAACAAATTGCCGAAAAAGAGAAAGTTACGTTCATCAATTTGAATGAGAAAATGGCGCTTGAAATGGAAAAATCAGGAGAAGAAAAAGTAACCGGAACTTATTTTTATAAAAAAGACCATACGCATACTTCTTCAAAAGGTGCAGTTTTGTCTGCTTCTATAATTATTGAGGAATTGAAAAACAGTAAAAATTCATTAAAAAATTATGTCCTGAAAAATTCAAAAATTGTGCTGCCAGTTAAAAATAAAGTCTTTTTAATTGGCGATTCTACTATGGCCGATAATGGAAATCCGGATGCTGTGGGCTGGGGCGTTGTGTTTCCTAAATATTGCGACACTACCCGAATTGAAGTAATAAATAAAGCAAAGGGCGGCCGAAGCAGCAGAACATTTGATTATGAAGGGCTTTGGGATGAAGTCAAAAATCAGTTACAGCCGGGAAATTTAGTTTTGATTCAGTTTGGGCATAATGATGCCGGCGCTGTTGACAAGGAAAAATTCAGAGGTTCTTTAAAAGGAATTGGCGATGAAACGCAGGAAGTGATTCGTCCTGATGGTTCAAAAGAAATCGTTCATACTTTTGGCTGGTACATGACGAAGTTTATTCGCGAAGCTAAAGCAAAAGGTGCGATTCCGATTGTTTTGAGCTTAACGCCAAGAAACGAATGGCCAAACGATAAAGTAGAGCGCAGAACGGATACTTATATTAAATGGTCTAAAGAAATTGCTGAGAAAGAAAACGTGTTTTATATTGACTTAAGCGAGGCTGTGGCTCAAAAATATGAGGCTTTGGGAAAAGAAAAGGTAAAAGTATTTTTCCCGAAAGATCATACGCATACAGGTATTGAAGGTGCTGATTTGAATGCTTTAACTGCAGCGGAATGTATTAAGAAGAATTATGAATTGTGA
- a CDS encoding DUF4861 domain-containing protein — protein sequence MKGTIKLYVPIAFSMLVFANVNAQKKTGNTIVLKNTSSLELSQKAVAIKRKQLSLQNDSGKYPILIYKNDTIPAQVNDLDGDGKWDELFLVTDFAPKEEKKAVLSWSDTDPKFTIRTSARFGKREGKNLPVHPDTQEVLLANQVLKKLGYQKYQTDGPTWENDKVGFRHYLDGRNCKDVFGKKTPGITPEDVGINSKGEVEDNYHVMLDWGRDIFPVGSSSGLGGFALLTSDNKLHRLGILANDTVNNIEKTTFKIVSEGPENSVLNYKYENWEASGNKYQAEETASIWPGMYGYKNTVSVNGLKDNDTVLITLSNINNQNPLQVIDSGDFVCLIQHDKLTYERQWILGTAILFPKDLYKGYIEAPKKGQLTDSYLIKTSAKNNQQISYYPIAGWELSADKGFKDSAYFTSYVTTLAKQLSAKVKVEVK from the coding sequence CAAACGTTAATGCGCAGAAAAAAACGGGAAATACAATTGTCTTAAAAAACACTTCCAGCTTAGAGCTGTCTCAAAAAGCAGTTGCTATAAAAAGAAAACAGCTTTCTTTACAAAATGATTCAGGAAAATATCCAATTTTAATTTATAAAAACGATACAATTCCGGCTCAGGTAAATGATTTAGACGGCGATGGAAAATGGGACGAATTGTTTCTGGTAACTGATTTTGCTCCAAAAGAAGAAAAGAAAGCCGTTTTGAGCTGGTCAGATACTGATCCGAAATTCACGATAAGAACAAGTGCCAGATTTGGGAAAAGAGAAGGGAAAAATCTGCCGGTTCATCCAGATACTCAAGAAGTTTTATTAGCAAATCAGGTTCTTAAAAAACTTGGTTACCAAAAATACCAAACCGACGGACCAACTTGGGAAAATGATAAAGTAGGTTTCAGACATTATCTGGACGGAAGAAACTGTAAAGACGTTTTTGGTAAAAAAACACCCGGAATTACACCAGAAGATGTAGGGATAAACAGCAAAGGAGAAGTTGAAGACAATTATCACGTAATGCTCGACTGGGGCAGGGACATTTTTCCGGTAGGAAGCTCATCAGGATTAGGAGGTTTTGCTTTATTAACGAGCGACAATAAATTACACCGGTTAGGAATTCTTGCCAACGATACTGTAAATAATATTGAGAAAACGACTTTTAAAATTGTAAGCGAAGGCCCTGAAAATTCAGTTTTAAATTATAAATACGAAAATTGGGAAGCCTCAGGAAATAAATACCAGGCTGAAGAAACCGCTTCAATCTGGCCGGGAATGTACGGTTATAAAAATACCGTTTCTGTAAACGGTTTAAAAGACAATGATACCGTTTTAATTACCCTTTCTAACATTAACAACCAAAATCCGCTGCAGGTAATCGACTCAGGAGATTTTGTATGTCTTATTCAGCATGATAAATTAACCTACGAACGCCAATGGATTTTAGGAACAGCGATATTATTTCCAAAAGATCTTTATAAAGGATATATAGAAGCACCGAAAAAAGGACAGCTGACCGATTCGTATTTAATAAAAACTTCTGCTAAAAATAACCAGCAGATAAGTTATTACCCAATAGCCGGCTGGGAATTAAGCGCAGACAAAGGTTTTAAAGATTCGGCTTATTTTACCAGTTATGTAACAACTCTTGCCAAACAATTATCTGCAAAAGTAAAAGTTGAGGTAAAATAA
- a CDS encoding rhamnogalacturonidase: MKTILKIIFCVIAFAQTAISQNYTNDTFPDGSPISNWFKDYSKIQLKDLGKKYTITDFGVSKDSTKIQTTAIQKVIDKASANGGGVIVIPKGVFLSGALFFKPKTALYVSEGGVLKGSDNIADFPIMPSRMEGQNLDYFPALVNAYNVDNFSISGKGTINGNGKKYWEAFWERRKENPKCTNLEVSRPRLVFVWNSNNVQFQDVKLINSGFWTNHFYKCNNVKLLDLYIFSPHIEIKAPSTDAIDIDICNNFLVKGCYMSVNDDAIALKGGKGPYADQDKNNGPNSNIIIEDCNFGFCHSALTNGSESIHNRNVIMRNCKIDGASRMLWLKMRPDTPQRYEYIRVEDIKGQAKTGLAIFAWKQFFDLKGRPDIPLSYGDNVTLKNINLKCETFYGVENDPNVRLTNFTFENLNIETVKTNIDKSVIKGVEFKNVYVNKQLIE; encoded by the coding sequence ATGAAAACCATCTTAAAAATCATATTCTGTGTTATTGCCTTTGCTCAAACGGCAATTTCGCAGAATTACACTAATGACACATTTCCTGACGGAAGCCCAATCTCCAATTGGTTTAAAGACTATTCTAAAATTCAGCTGAAAGATTTAGGAAAAAAATACACCATAACAGATTTTGGAGTAAGTAAAGACAGTACTAAAATCCAGACCACTGCCATACAAAAAGTAATCGATAAAGCTTCTGCAAATGGAGGAGGAGTAATCGTAATTCCTAAAGGTGTTTTTTTAAGCGGTGCCTTATTTTTTAAACCCAAAACAGCTTTGTATGTATCAGAAGGAGGCGTTTTAAAAGGATCAGATAATATTGCCGATTTCCCTATTATGCCATCAAGAATGGAAGGGCAGAACCTGGATTATTTTCCTGCGCTTGTAAATGCCTATAACGTTGATAATTTCTCAATTTCAGGAAAAGGAACAATAAACGGAAACGGAAAAAAATATTGGGAAGCCTTTTGGGAACGACGCAAAGAAAACCCAAAATGCACCAATCTAGAAGTTTCAAGACCAAGATTAGTTTTTGTGTGGAATTCCAACAACGTACAGTTTCAGGATGTAAAACTGATCAATTCCGGTTTCTGGACCAATCACTTTTACAAATGCAATAATGTGAAACTGCTTGATTTGTATATTTTTTCGCCGCACATCGAAATTAAAGCACCAAGTACAGATGCTATAGATATTGATATTTGCAATAACTTTTTGGTAAAAGGCTGTTATATGTCCGTTAACGACGATGCTATTGCCTTAAAAGGAGGAAAAGGCCCTTATGCCGATCAGGATAAAAACAACGGTCCTAACTCGAATATTATTATAGAAGACTGCAATTTCGGATTCTGTCATTCAGCCTTAACAAACGGAAGTGAATCGATTCATAACCGAAATGTAATTATGAGAAACTGCAAGATAGACGGAGCTTCGAGAATGTTATGGCTTAAAATGCGTCCTGATACACCGCAGCGATACGAATACATACGAGTAGAAGATATAAAAGGGCAGGCCAAAACAGGTTTGGCGATTTTTGCATGGAAACAGTTTTTTGATTTAAAAGGCCGTCCTGATATTCCGTTATCTTACGGAGATAATGTAACGTTGAAAAATATCAACTTAAAATGTGAAACATTTTACGGAGTAGAGAACGATCCAAATGTTCGTTTAACCAATTTTACATTTGAAAATTTAAATATCGAAACTGTAAAAACGAATATTGATAAAAGCGTAATAAAAGGAGTTGAATTTAAGAATGTCTATGTAAATAAGCAGTTAATCGAGTAA